One Streptomonospora salina genomic window, ACCAGCGCCAGCCGAGCGGGCTGTCGACGAGGAATCCGCCGAGCAGCGGGCCGGCGACGGTGGCGGCGCCGAAGACGGAGCCGAGGAAGCCGGAGTAGCGGCCGCGCTCGCGCGGGGCGACCACGTCGCCGAGGATGATCTGGGGCAGCGCGGCCAGGCCGCCGGTGCCGATCCCCTGGAACAGCCGCGCGACGATCAGCCAGGTCATGTCGGTGGCGAAGCCGGCGGCGACCGACGAGCAGATGAAGATCACCAGCGCGGTCTGGAACAGCAGCTTGCGGCCCCACACGTCGGAGAGCTTGCCCCACACGGGCGTCGACGCGGTCATGGTGAGCAGGGTGGCGCTGGCCACCCACGACAGCCGGTCCTGGCCGCCGAGCTCGCCGACGATCGTGGGCAGGGCCGTGCCCACGATCGACGTGGTGAGCATCGACGTCAGCATCGCCAGCATCAGACCGACGAGGATCTCGATCATCTGGCGGCGCGAGTAGTTCGTCTGCGCCTCTGCGCCGGCTGCGGTGCCGGCGTGCTGCCCCGGCACGGCCGCGGCCTGCTCGTCGGCAGTGCCTAAGCGTCGCTCCACGTTCGGGTTCTCCTCTTCGTCGCCCCGTATCGAACTGGTCGGACGGATCCGGCCGCTGGCACAGGGGAGCGGCCGTTCCCGGACACGGCGGGCCGCTGCCGCTGAAGCGGGCAGTCCGGTGGAATCTCCTCCTCAGGTATAAGTAAACAGTGTTGACTTGTCAAGCAGGGCGGTTATAGTGCGGAGAACCGAACGTGAGAAGCCGCGCTGAGCTGCGACTCCGCGCCGGTCACAGCAGGGGGCCCGATGAATACGACCGACGCCGCCGACACCTGCCACGGGCGGGTTCGCGACCGCGAGGCCACGCGCCGGCGGATCCTCGACAGCGCCCGCGAACTGTTCACCCACGAGGGATACGCCGAGGTCTCCTCGCGCAGCATCGCCGCGGCGGCCGGGGTCAACGTCGCCCTGATCAACCGCTACTTCGGCGCCAAACGCGGACTGCTGGCCGAAGTCATCGCCGAGGACGCCGCCTTTCCCGACCTCGTCGAGGGCGAGCGCGACACCCTGCCGCGCCGCATCGCCGAGCACGTGGTCCACCGCACGCTGGGTGAGGGGACTCCGCTGCAGCGGGCGCTGCTGCACTCGCTCGGCGACCCGGACCTCAAGTCGGTGTTCGAGAAGCGGCTGCAGAGCGCGATCATCGGCCCGCTGGCCGACTACATCGGCGGTCCCGACGCCCGCACCCGCGCGACGCTGGTGGCGGCGCTGCTGATCGGCGTCGGCAACGTCCGCCGGATGGGCGGAGCCGAAGCGCTCATGGAGGCCGACGGCGACGAGCTGGTGCAGCGGCTCACCGGGGTCGTCGAACGCTGCCTGGAGGCCTGACGACCGGCGCGCCAGCCGCCCCGTGCCCAGGCGGTGTCAATTGAGCGCCGCGTCAGCCGGCGGAGGCACGGGCATCATCGGCGGGTCACTTCGGCGGGTTCAGCTCGTGGTGACCGCACCTTCTCCGAAGGAGGAACCGATGCCCGACCGTGCTGACGCCCACGCATCCGGAGTGAACCGCCGGCGCTTCCTCGCCGGAAGCGGTCTGGTGGGCGCCGCGACGGCCCTGCAGGGACTCATGGGTCAGACCACGGCCCACGCCGCCGGCCCCGGAGCCGGAAACAACCGCGGCACCGTCGCCGCCGACAACGGCGGATACGGGCCGCTGCAACCCGCGGGGCCCGACGGGGAGCTCCTGCTGCCCGCCGGATTCACCTACGCCGCGTTCGGCCGCACCGGCACGCCCATGCGCGACGGCACGCCCACCCCCGGCCGGCACGACGGCATGGCGGCGTTCGAAGCCGACGACGGCGCGCTGCGCCTGGTCCGCAACCACGAGCAGAGCGGCGGCGAAGCCTTCGCCTCGCCCAGCTACGACCCGCAGGCCGCGGGCGGAACCACGACGCTGGTCGTCGACCGCGAGGCGATGCGCCTGGTCGATTCCTTCCCCAGTCTCACCGGCACCATCCGCAACTGCGCCGGCGGCCCCACTCCCTGGGGCAGCTGGCTGTCCTGCGAAGAGACCTTCACCGGTCTGGACACCGCCGACCCGCACGGCTACATCTTCGAGGTCCCCGTCGACGCCGACGGGCCGGTGGAGCCGGTGCCGTACAGAGCCATGGGGCGCTTCACCCACGAGGCCGTCGCGGTCGACCCCGCGACCGGCATCGTCTACGAGACCGAGGACCGCGGCAGCTCCGGCCTCTACCGGTTCGTTCCGGACACCCCCGGGCGCCTGGGCGAGGGCGGCAAGCTGCAGATGCTCGCGATCAAGGGAGACCCCCGCTACGACACCCGGACCGGCCAGCGCGCCGGCAAACCCCTGGCCGTGGAGTGGGTCGACATCGACGACCCGGACCCCGACAGCGGCGACTCCCTCGCCGTGTTCAATCAGGGCCGGGCGAAGGGCGGCGCGGTCTTCGCGCGTCTGGAGGGCGCCTGGTACGGCGACGGCGCCATCTACGTGAACTCCACCAGCGGCGGTGACGCCGGACTCGGCCAGGTGTGGGAGTACCGGCCGCGCGGCCGCTCGGGCGGACAGCTGATCCTGGTCTACGAGTCGGTCGACCCGGACCTGCTGCAGAGCCCCGACAACATCTGCGTCTCGCCCAACAGCGGCGGACTGGTGCTGTGCGAGGACGGTTCGGGCGGCGACATGCTGCGCGGGGTGACCGACCGCGGCGAGATCTTCGATTTCGCGGCGCTGAACAGCACCAACACCAGCGAACTGGCCGGGGCCACGTTCAGCCCCGACGGCCGGACGCTGTTCTTCAACGTGCAGAGCCCCGGCATCACCTATGCGGTCACCGGCCCGTGGAGCCACGGCGCGCTTTAGCAGCGGCGGTTCCGAGAGCGCGCAGGCCCGGTGCCCGCGTACGGCGGGGATCGGCGGCGGGGCGGCGGTGGAGGACGCCGCCCCGCCGCAGCCGAACAACCCGCGCGTTTCCCCCAGCCGTCGGCAAACCGCGCTTATCCCTCGGAATTTCCGTTCTCCGCTGCTCCCGGGGCGGCGCACCCGCCTATGCGGCGGGAAAATCCGACGCGACACGCCAAGGCGACCATAAGGACAAGTACGGTCGGCCCCTGTGTTTCCCTATGGAACTGTGCCCCGGGGCACACCGCTTCGGGGGAAGCGAAATACGGGGGAACAACGAGCATGTCGATCGGATCCGTCCACCCGAAACCGGAAAACAGACCCAGCGTCCTGGTCAGGGCCGCATTGACCTTATCCTCCCTGGCGGTGCTCGCCGCATTCGGAATCGGTTCCGCCGCCCCTGCGGTCGCCGAAGAGCGGGTGCAGCAGGCGTCGAGCGTCGCCGGGAAAGCCGTTCAGCACGCGAAGAGCCAGGTAGGAAAGCCCTACCGGTACGGCGCCGAAGGACCGGGGGCCTTCGACTGCTCGGGCCTTGTGCAGTACGCCTACAAGAAGGCCGGCAAGAACATCAGCCGTACCACCTACACCCAGTTCGACCAGGGCAGGTCGGTCTCCTGGTCCAATCTGGAGCCCGGAGACCTCGTCTTCTTCTATTCCGGTCCGAGCCACGTCGGAATGTACGTCGGAAAAGGCCGCATGGTCCACGCGCCGAGTTCCGGTAAGAAGATCCAGACCACCAGGATGGCCGGCTACTACGGCCGGCATTTCGCAGGGGCCCGCCGCGTCGCCTGAGGCTCCGCCCGGTGCAGTGAGTCCGGGCGTCGAGACCGGCTGACCGCGCCGCCCTGCGGCCGCCGTCCGGCCGGGCGCCGCCGCACCCGCGCTCAGCAGCGCGCTGCGGCCGACCGCGCCCGGACGGCGGCCGCAGCGCCTGCGGACGCGCGGCTGCGGTAGGGGCGGCGGCATCGACGCGGTTCCCCGTTCTGGTACCGGGTTCTGCGGGCGGTACGGCGGCGGCACGCACAGCGGTGGACGGCGGCACCGGATGCGCGGCGTGCGCAGGCGCGGAACGCGGAAACGGGGGAGTCGGGTAAGCCGGGTTCAGCCCAGCACGATCGCGCCGGCCAGGATCGGATCGCCGAAGGTGGCCGGACCGCGGCCCGAGGCGATCGCCCGGCCGCCCTGGCAGGAGGTGCCGGCGAAGAGCGCGTACTTGGCCGCGGCCTCGGCCTCGATGGCCACCACACCGCCCTGCGCGGACTCCAGCGACCTGCAGCCGCCGGTGTCCACCACCTGTCGGTGCCCCGACTCGAAGGTCACGGTGACAGGGCGGACGGTGTCGCCGCTGTCGGAGCGCGTCGGGGACAGGGCGCCGGCGATGGTGGCGGACATCGTGGCCAGGTTGGTCGGGCGGATCGGCACGGTGCGGCTCTCGTTCCTCGGGTCCTCAGGAGGGCTGAGCGGTCATCACTCACAGTAATTAAACTAAAACCGAACGTGTCTATTGCGGATTGCGTGCGGTGTGTCGCCGCATCCGGGCGAATCCGGACCGGACACGCCCGAGACGGACTGGAAGAGCCGCGAGGGGCCGCGCCCCGGACCGCCGGCCCCGGGGGAGCTTCAGGAACCCTCCGGGACAACCGGAGTTGGGCGGGGCGGTGGTCGACGTGGTCGGCTTCCGTCCCGCTGACGTGCGTATACCCGGCCTGGTCCGGGAGAACGCGGGCGGGTGCGGCCGGGTGTCATCGGCCCCGGGAGAGGACGGGCTTGTCGACCGTGTCGGCGTCGTTGCGGATCCGGGGCCGCCTGGGGGGCAATGGGCGGCCCCGGCGGTTGATCCGGTGCGGCGGGCGTTCTGCCAGTGCTGCCAGGCGGTTTCCTGCTCCTGCAACCACGTCCACAGTTCGGCGGGGCGCATCCCGCCCGCGTGCCGGTCGCACACGCCGTGAGCGGTGGCGTCGGCGGGGGCGGGCCGGCGTCGGGTGGCGGTCCAGTACCACCCGCCGGGGGTGGGTTCGCACGTGATGTGCCAGGTGGCGCCGAAGCGGTGGTTGAGGTATCCGTGCGGGTCGTGGCCGCCGGGGCCGAGTTGGGCGTCGGGGATAGCGGTCATCGCGCGTGCTCCCGTGCCGTGCGGGCGCTTGCGCTGTCGGGCGTGCCGGTCGGTGCTTGGGTGAGGCTGAGCGTGAAGGAGATTCCGTTGCCTCCCGGCAGTGGTTGCCAGGTGTCGGCGACGGCCTCGACCAGTGCCAGGCCGCGCCCGTGATCGTCGGTGATCGAGGTTCGTGCGCGCTCGGGCCGGGTGGTGGTGCTGCCCGCGTCCTGGACCGCCACGGCCAGGGTGTGTCGGTCGGCGTGGACGTGGACGGTGAAGGTGGAGCCGGGGGCGCCGGTGGGCGTGTGGCGCAGGGTGTTGGTGGCGGTTTCCGACAGCAGGAGCACGGCTGTGGCGGTGGTCGCGTCGGGGATGCGCCCGGGGGTGCGGGTGAGGGTGTCCTCCAGCCAGCGGCGGGCGGTGCCGACCTGGTCCGGGGTGCCGTGAAGTAATGCAAAAGCAATTGGAACACCTCTATAAGGCGTCGCAATGGGACAACGTCGAAATACTCGTGGTTCCGCACCCTACATGGAACCATCCTGGCTTAGACGGTGGGTTCCGACTTCTTAAGCTTCCCGACGCCGGTACCATCCTGTACCTGGAAACAAGGGCCACCGGCGGTATCTTCATCGACGCCGCTACCGTGGATGAACACGTCTCGCTCTTGAGTGACCTGCGCGGCGCAGCTCTGCCTTTCGAGCCGTCCCGTGCACTAATCGAACGAGCACGAGGAGAGTTTGCATGACACCGATAGACGAAACCTGGCACAAATCGTCGTACAGCAACGCGGAAAGTAACTGCGTTGAAACAGCCCTGACCACATGCGGGGGGGCGCGGTGCGCGATACCCAAAACCGGAGCCTTGGGCACCTCGGATTCTCCAAGGATGAATGGGTAAGATTTCTAAAGGAAGTTAAGACGGGAATCCTGTAACGGCAAGCATCCGTGCATGGATATCGTCTCCTCTCGATAAAAAAGAGGAGATTCGCGGCGGTGGCGTCGGCAGAGCTGTATCTCCTCCCTGCCTCGACCTGACCCCTTTGGCTTCGGCTGAGGGGGTTTCGTCATGTCCGCCGGAGATTGTGTTCAATTCGCGGAGCGCCGCGGCCTGCGCGATTTCGCGTTTCTGCTGTTCTTGGGGATGCAAATCCGCCGTTGACCATGAGTGCGGATGTTCGAAGGATGCCTGGTGCGGGCACCACAACAGGTTGCGGAATGCTGGCGTGGGCGCTGCGCGCGGTCGGCCCCGTCGCCGCAGCCTCCCGGGTGTTCCGGAGCCGACCGGCTCCGCCCTCGGCGGTGCGCTCGGCGTGCCGGGACTGTCAGAGCGGGACGTTCACGCAGGCGAGGCGATCGCCCGCTGAACCGGCCTCCCCTGCGGTCGTCGCGGTGTGGTCGGCATGGAGTACGACCGAGCCGGCTTCGCCCTCGCGCGGATGCCAGTCGACGTCGGCGTCGGACTCGGCGACTCCGTCGCCGTCGGTGGTGAAGTCCAGCCAGACCTCGTTGTCGCCGTTGGCGTACTCGGGGTCGTTCGTGCTCCCTTCCGGCCCTTGCTCGTTCCGGTAGTGCGGTCCGGAGGCGTCGGGATCCTCGCCGCAGGGCCGCGTATGCAGGTGGGCGCCGTAGGCTTCGTCGGGTTGCAGGCCGCTCACCGCGAGCGTGAAGTCGGTTTCGGCGCCGGCGCGGGTGGCCTGCACCGTGACGCCGGATCCGGCCGGGACGGCCTGCTCGTCGTAGGTGATGGCCTCGGCGTCGGGAGAGTAGGTCTGGAACCGGGCGACGACGTGGGCGAGACCGGGGGCGCCCGCGTCGGCGGTCCCGTTCCCGGAGGGGGAGGGGGCGGCCGCCCCCTCGTCGTCGCCTTGGCGGCCGTCGCCGCATCCCGCGAGCAGCAGCGATGCTGCGGCTGCGCTGACGATGGCGCGGGTCAGTGACACGGCGATCCCCCCGATACCGGTTCGGCGTCCGGAACAAAGGATACTCCGGGTATCTCTGTCGTCACGAACAGTGGTGTTCGTGTTCCGGGGTTCACCGCGGCCGGGACCGCGTTCCGCCCCGCGCCCGGCTCAGTCGCGTGCGTCGGCCCGGGGTGCGGCGGGTGCGGCGGGTGTGCCGCTTTCCTGCGGCTCCGGTGGGAAGAACTCGGTGAATGTGAAGGCCTCGGGCGACGGGCCGCGGGAGCGCAGCACCTCCAGGCGGTCGCCGGCTTCCCGGAGGGTGGGGAGGTGGCCGGCCGGGACCCACCACAGCGCCGCGTGCACGGTGCTCAGCCGGGTGAACCAGTCGCGCCGGCGGCGCAGTGCGTCGAGGTGGTCGCTGCGGTAGGTGAAGTTCCACAGCGACTCGCGGTCCTGCCACACCGAGAGGTTCACCAGGATGTCGTCGCCGAACGGGCGCGCGGCGGTGGCGTCGTCGCTGCCCTCGTCGGTGTATCGCCACACGAATCCGGGGCTGGAGTCGGCCAGGGCGTTGACGGGTTCCAGGCGGGCGACGAACTCGGCCATGGAGGGGTCGTCGAGCGGTGCCTTGAGGGTGCCGATGTTGATCTGGGCCAGGTGGTGGTCGCTCATGCGGATCAGCATGCTCCCGACCCACTTCTATGTCAACGTGAATTGGTTTTGGAATTCCCGGAGGATGAGATCATCACGCAGCAGCCCTCCGCTGCCGGGGCCATGTCCGCGCGGAAGGCGTCGGCGCCCGCGCCGCGCAGCAGACCGCGCAGCAGCTCCAGGTTCATCCCGCAGGCCACCGGCGGATGGCTGCGGGCCACCGCGTCGAAGGGGCAGTTGCGCAGCCGGAGCGCGGGGTCGGCCGCAGGCGCCGCGGCGTCCGCGGCACCGCCCTGCGGCGGGTCCGCCGTCGGGTGCGGGGGGCCGTCGGCGGGGCCGGCGCCGCCGTCCGCGACGACGGGGACGGGTTCGTAACCGTGGCCCTGCAGCCAGCCGGCGAGCCCTTCCGCCGACACGGGACCGGACGTCGGGGGCGGCGCGTCCCGGGGCGCCGGCGTGTCCTCCGAAGTGCGGGACTCCGCCGCGCCGTCCGGTTCCGGCCGGGTGCGCGCGGCGCAAGCGGCGCCGCGGCGCTCGCCCTCGGCACGCGCGGCGGCGTAGAGCGCTTCCTCGGCGCCGGCGCGCTCGACCGCCTCGGCGAGCAGCCCGGCGGCCGTGCCGTAGTCGCGCGGCGGCAACTGGACGGCGTGCTCACGCGAGGAGCGGCGGTAGAGCTTGGCCGGACGGCCGGACCCGGGCCCGTCGCGTCCGGAGACTTTGCGCCGCTCCACCTCCAGCAGTCCTGCCTCCACGAGTTTGTCCAGGTGGAAAGCGGCCAGGTTGCGCCGGGCGCCCACGGCCTCGGCGGCCTCGGCGCGGGTGACCTCGCCGCCGCGGCCTGCGACGTAGTCGTAGAGCCGGTGGCGCAGCGGCTCGGCGAGGACGCTGACGGCGTCGATACCGGATCCGGTCATGCCCCCATTGTGCGCCGGGGCCGGGCCGGCCGGCGCACACGTCGTTGCGGGTTCGATACCGCACGGAGGGTTCACCCGCCCGACGACAGGTAGGGAACGTGTGATGTATGGCACTTGTGTGACGGATCCGAGGAGATCCCATGACGCAACCGACTGACTCCGGCCCGCACCCCTCCCCCGCGACAGGACCGGTCGGCGGCGGCGCGTCCACCGGCCCCGGCGAAAGCGCCGAAGGCGGCGACGGTCTCGCGCGCAAACGGATCGGTCTGGGGGCGGGGGCCGTCCTCGCCCTGGCCCTCTACCTCCTCCTCCCCGACTCCCTGGAGCACGCGGGCAAGGTCACCGCCGCTGTCGCCGCTCTGATGGCCGTCTGGTGGATGACCGAGGCCATACCGCTGCCGGCGACCGCGCTGCTGCCCCTCGTCCTGTTCCCCGTGCTTGTCGGTACCGACATCGCCGATGTGGCGGCCCCGTACGCCGACGACGTCATCTTCCTGTTCATGGGCGGCTTCATGCTGGCCATGGCGATGCAGCGGTGGAACCTGCACCGCCGCATCGCGCTGGTGGTCGTCGCCGCGGTCGGTACCGGACCGGTGATGCTCATCGCCGGATTCATGCTGGCCACGGCCTTCCTCACGATGTGGGTGAGCAACACAGCGACCACCGTGATGATGCTGCCGATCGGCCTGTCGGTGCTGGGCCTGGTCAACCAGCTGGGCGACGGCAAGGGCGACGCGAACTTCGCCACCGCGCTCATGCTGGGGATCGCCTACTCCGCCTCGATCGGCTCGGTGTCGACACTCATCGGCACTCCGCCCAACGCCTTCATGGCGGGCTACCTCTCCCAGAACCACGGCATCGACATCGGATTCGGCCAGTGGATGCTCGTGGGGCTGCCGCTGGCGGCCGTCTTCCTCGTGGTTTCCTGGCTGCTGCTGACGCGCGTGATCTACCCGCCCGGGATCCGCGAACTCCCCGGCGGCCGGCAGCTCATCCGCGACCAGCTCCACGAGATGGGGCCGATGTCGCGCGGCGAGTGGACGGTGCTCGCCGTCTTCGCCTGCGCGGCCGCGTCCTGGGTCGGCGTCCCGCTCCTGACCGACACCCCCGCCGTTGCCGACGCGCTGCCGTGGCTGGCCCACATCTCCGACGCGGGCATCGCCATGGCCGTGGCCGTGGCCCTGTTCCTCATCCCCGTGAAGCCGCGCCGGGGCGTGGCAGCACTCGACTGGCAGACCGCACTGCAACTGCCGTGGGGCATCCTCCTGCTGTTCGGCGGCGGCATCTCGCTGTCGGTGCGGTTCGAGGAGTCCGGACTGAGCGGCTGGATCGGTGAGCGGGTGGGCCTGCTCAGCGCGGTACCGGCCTGGGCGGTGGTGCTGATCGTCGCGGCCCTGGTCCTGCTGCTGACCGAACTGACCAGCAACACCGCCACCGCCACCATCTTCCTTCCGGTATTGGCGGGCGTCGCCGCCGGTCTCGGCCTGGACATCATGCTCCTGGTCGTGCCCGCGGCCCTCGCCGCGTCCCTGGCCTTCATGCTCCCGGTGGCCACCCCGCCCAACGCGATCGCGTTCGGCTCCGGCTACATCCGCATCGGCCAAATGGTGCGGGCGGGCGCCTGGCTGAACGTCTGCTCGGTGGTCCTCATCATGGCCACGATGTACGGGATCGCCTACTGG contains:
- a CDS encoding phosphatase, producing MPIRPTNLATMSATIAGALSPTRSDSGDTVRPVTVTFESGHRQVVDTGGCRSLESAQGGVVAIEAEAAAKYALFAGTSCQGGRAIASGRGPATFGDPILAGAIVLG
- a CDS encoding PhoX family protein produces the protein MPDRADAHASGVNRRRFLAGSGLVGAATALQGLMGQTTAHAAGPGAGNNRGTVAADNGGYGPLQPAGPDGELLLPAGFTYAAFGRTGTPMRDGTPTPGRHDGMAAFEADDGALRLVRNHEQSGGEAFASPSYDPQAAGGTTTLVVDREAMRLVDSFPSLTGTIRNCAGGPTPWGSWLSCEETFTGLDTADPHGYIFEVPVDADGPVEPVPYRAMGRFTHEAVAVDPATGIVYETEDRGSSGLYRFVPDTPGRLGEGGKLQMLAIKGDPRYDTRTGQRAGKPLAVEWVDIDDPDPDSGDSLAVFNQGRAKGGAVFARLEGAWYGDGAIYVNSTSGGDAGLGQVWEYRPRGRSGGQLILVYESVDPDLLQSPDNICVSPNSGGLVLCEDGSGGDMLRGVTDRGEIFDFAALNSTNTSELAGATFSPDGRTLFFNVQSPGITYAVTGPWSHGAL
- a CDS encoding superoxide dismutase family protein, yielding MSLTRAIVSAAAASLLLAGCGDGRQGDDEGAAAPSPSGNGTADAGAPGLAHVVARFQTYSPDAEAITYDEQAVPAGSGVTVQATRAGAETDFTLAVSGLQPDEAYGAHLHTRPCGEDPDASGPHYRNEQGPEGSTNDPEYANGDNEVWLDFTTDGDGVAESDADVDWHPREGEAGSVVLHADHTATTAGEAGSAGDRLACVNVPL
- a CDS encoding DUF3291 domain-containing protein; its protein translation is MSDHHLAQINIGTLKAPLDDPSMAEFVARLEPVNALADSSPGFVWRYTDEGSDDATAARPFGDDILVNLSVWQDRESLWNFTYRSDHLDALRRRRDWFTRLSTVHAALWWVPAGHLPTLREAGDRLEVLRSRGPSPEAFTFTEFFPPEPQESGTPAAPAAPRADARD
- a CDS encoding DUF397 domain-containing protein; the protein is MRGGAVRDTQNRSLGHLGFSKDEWVRFLKEVKTGIL
- a CDS encoding SLC13 family permease, whose amino-acid sequence is MTQPTDSGPHPSPATGPVGGGASTGPGESAEGGDGLARKRIGLGAGAVLALALYLLLPDSLEHAGKVTAAVAALMAVWWMTEAIPLPATALLPLVLFPVLVGTDIADVAAPYADDVIFLFMGGFMLAMAMQRWNLHRRIALVVVAAVGTGPVMLIAGFMLATAFLTMWVSNTATTVMMLPIGLSVLGLVNQLGDGKGDANFATALMLGIAYSASIGSVSTLIGTPPNAFMAGYLSQNHGIDIGFGQWMLVGLPLAAVFLVVSWLLLTRVIYPPGIRELPGGRQLIRDQLHEMGPMSRGEWTVLAVFACAAASWVGVPLLTDTPAVADALPWLAHISDAGIAMAVAVALFLIPVKPRRGVAALDWQTALQLPWGILLLFGGGISLSVRFEESGLSGWIGERVGLLSAVPAWAVVLIVAALVLLLTELTSNTATATIFLPVLAGVAAGLGLDIMLLVVPAALAASLAFMLPVATPPNAIAFGSGYIRIGQMVRAGAWLNVCSVVLIMATMYGIAYWVFSMGG
- a CDS encoding C40 family peptidase; protein product: MLAAFGIGSAAPAVAEERVQQASSVAGKAVQHAKSQVGKPYRYGAEGPGAFDCSGLVQYAYKKAGKNISRTTYTQFDQGRSVSWSNLEPGDLVFFYSGPSHVGMYVGKGRMVHAPSSGKKIQTTRMAGYYGRHFAGARRVA
- a CDS encoding TetR/AcrR family transcriptional regulator, translating into MNTTDAADTCHGRVRDREATRRRILDSARELFTHEGYAEVSSRSIAAAAGVNVALINRYFGAKRGLLAEVIAEDAAFPDLVEGERDTLPRRIAEHVVHRTLGEGTPLQRALLHSLGDPDLKSVFEKRLQSAIIGPLADYIGGPDARTRATLVAALLIGVGNVRRMGGAEALMEADGDELVQRLTGVVERCLEA
- a CDS encoding helix-turn-helix transcriptional regulator, whose translation is MTGSGIDAVSVLAEPLRHRLYDYVAGRGGEVTRAEAAEAVGARRNLAAFHLDKLVEAGLLEVERRKVSGRDGPGSGRPAKLYRRSSREHAVQLPPRDYGTAAGLLAEAVERAGAEEALYAAARAEGERRGAACAARTRPEPDGAAESRTSEDTPAPRDAPPPTSGPVSAEGLAGWLQGHGYEPVPVVADGGAGPADGPPHPTADPPQGGAADAAAPAADPALRLRNCPFDAVARSHPPVACGMNLELLRGLLRGAGADAFRADMAPAAEGCCVMISSSGNSKTNSR
- a CDS encoding ATP-binding protein, translated to MATPYRGVPIAFALLHGTPDQVGTARRWLEDTLTRTPGRIPDATTATAVLLLSETATNTLRHTPTGAPGSTFTVHVHADRHTLAVAVQDAGSTTTRPERARTSITDDHGRGLALVEAVADTWQPLPGGNGISFTLSLTQAPTGTPDSASARTAREHAR